In one Pseudomonas fitomaticsae genomic region, the following are encoded:
- a CDS encoding cyclic peptide export ABC transporter — translation MTTKSRGAISEVLGLLKPYRVVVALSILLGMLGGVSVTALLATINKALNGAGSPSATVLATFAGLCAFALLTSILSDIGTNHVGQHIIAGLRKSLGEKVLLAPIEQIERFRSHRLIPVLTHDVDTVSDFAFSFAPLAIAFTVTLGCLGYLAFLSLPMFILLLMALVVGIAVQYVARNKGIKGFETAREAEDELQKHYSAIAAGAKELRIHRPRRQRMFSQRIEGTADFICRTHIRSVNIFVMAKTFGSMLFFVVIGLVLALQSLWLGTDKAVLSGFVLVLLYMKGPLEYLITTLPVISRANIAFKRINDLAEQFSSPEPHLLLSESAPVSKTPVQQLQMHNVHYAFPPVKGSAAFELGPVNLNIAQGDIVFIVGENGGGKTTLIKLLLGLYAPQRGEVLLNGQVVDARARDDYRQLFTTIFADYYLFDELVQGDQQVPADAGRYLERLEIAHKVSIQDGVFSTTDLSTGQRKRLALINAWLEERPVLVFDEWAADQDPAFRRIFYTELLPELKQMGKTIIVISHDDRYFDVADQLVRMEGGRVVTHKKPLETA, via the coding sequence ATGACCACAAAATCGCGCGGAGCCATCAGTGAAGTCCTCGGCCTGCTCAAGCCTTACCGGGTCGTCGTGGCGCTGTCGATCCTGCTCGGCATGCTCGGTGGCGTCAGCGTCACCGCCCTGCTGGCGACCATCAACAAAGCCCTGAACGGCGCCGGCAGCCCCTCGGCCACGGTATTGGCGACGTTTGCCGGCCTCTGCGCCTTTGCCCTGTTGACCTCGATTCTGTCGGACATCGGCACCAACCACGTCGGCCAGCACATCATTGCCGGGCTGCGCAAATCCCTGGGTGAAAAGGTCCTGCTGGCGCCCATCGAACAGATTGAACGGTTCCGCAGCCATCGCCTGATTCCGGTGCTGACCCACGACGTCGACACGGTCAGCGATTTCGCCTTTTCCTTCGCGCCGCTGGCCATCGCCTTCACCGTGACGCTCGGTTGCCTGGGCTATCTGGCGTTCCTGTCGCTGCCGATGTTCATCCTGCTGCTGATGGCCCTGGTGGTCGGTATCGCGGTGCAATACGTCGCCCGCAACAAAGGCATCAAAGGCTTCGAAACCGCTCGCGAAGCCGAGGATGAGCTGCAAAAGCACTACAGCGCGATTGCCGCCGGCGCCAAGGAGTTGCGCATTCATCGGCCGCGTCGCCAGCGCATGTTCAGCCAGCGCATCGAAGGCACCGCCGATTTCATCTGCCGGACCCACATTCGTTCGGTCAACATTTTCGTGATGGCCAAGACGTTCGGCTCGATGCTGTTTTTCGTGGTCATCGGTCTGGTGCTGGCGCTCCAGTCCTTGTGGCTGGGCACTGACAAAGCGGTGCTCAGCGGTTTCGTGCTGGTGTTGCTGTACATGAAAGGCCCGCTGGAATACCTGATCACTACCCTGCCGGTGATCAGCCGCGCGAACATTGCGTTCAAGCGCATCAACGACCTGGCCGAGCAGTTTTCCTCACCAGAGCCACACCTGCTGCTGAGCGAATCCGCACCGGTGAGCAAGACCCCGGTCCAGCAGCTGCAAATGCACAACGTGCATTACGCCTTTCCCCCGGTCAAAGGCAGCGCCGCCTTCGAACTGGGCCCGGTCAATCTGAACATCGCTCAGGGCGACATCGTATTCATCGTCGGCGAGAACGGCGGCGGCAAGACCACCCTGATCAAACTGCTGCTGGGGCTGTATGCGCCACAGCGCGGTGAAGTCCTGCTCAACGGTCAGGTGGTCGATGCCCGGGCCCGCGATGACTACCGCCAGCTGTTCACCACGATTTTTGCCGACTACTACCTGTTCGATGAGCTGGTACAGGGCGATCAACAGGTTCCTGCCGATGCCGGCCGGTATCTGGAACGCCTGGAAATCGCCCACAAGGTGAGCATTCAGGACGGCGTGTTCAGCACCACCGATCTGTCCACCGGCCAGCGCAAGCGTCTGGCCCTGATCAACGCCTGGCTGGAGGAACGTCCGGTGCTGGTGTTCGACGAATGGGCCGCCGACCAGGACCCGGCGTTCCGGCGGATCTTCTACACCGAGTTGCTGCCGGAACTGAAACAGATGGGCAAGACCATCATCGTGATCTCCCACGACGACCGCTATTTCGACGTCGCCGATCAGCTGGTGCGCATGGAGGGTGGCCGGGTCGTCACCCACAAAAAGCCCCTCGAAACCGCCTGA
- the pvdO gene encoding dihydropyoverdine dehydrogenase, with product MNSELPRFALKSLSALTLAACLLPTTAQAATPPAPGKVFKDCKDCPEMVVLPTGTFTMGTPEDEVGREPDEGPMHPVTFAKPLAISRFQVLKGEWFAYLKDTGYVMPDGDTRPGRACKAGIPDYAGSDPRKHYTDKHPAVCMDFAEANAYVAWLSKKTGKQYRLVSESLREYAARGGTTGPFPFPFDEGKEYSIAKHANTYGAADGYNFTAPAGSFPPNAFGVYDMHDNVYEWTADCYNENYEGAPSDGSAWETGKCQFKRIRGNDWGEAPVFSRSGNRNALVPTERGDWIGFRVARDM from the coding sequence ATGAACAGTGAACTGCCTCGTTTTGCCTTGAAAAGCCTGTCGGCGCTGACGCTCGCCGCCTGCCTGCTGCCGACCACCGCCCAGGCCGCCACCCCACCGGCACCGGGCAAGGTGTTCAAGGACTGCAAGGACTGTCCGGAAATGGTCGTGCTGCCCACCGGCACGTTCACCATGGGCACACCAGAAGACGAAGTCGGCCGCGAGCCCGACGAAGGCCCGATGCACCCGGTGACCTTCGCCAAACCGCTGGCGATCAGCCGTTTCCAGGTGCTCAAGGGCGAATGGTTTGCCTACCTCAAGGACACCGGTTACGTCATGCCCGATGGCGATACCCGTCCGGGCCGCGCGTGCAAGGCCGGTATCCCGGATTACGCCGGCAGCGACCCGCGCAAGCATTACACCGACAAGCACCCGGCGGTGTGCATGGACTTCGCCGAGGCCAACGCCTACGTGGCCTGGCTGTCGAAAAAAACCGGCAAGCAATATCGGCTGGTGAGTGAGTCCCTGCGCGAATACGCCGCCCGTGGCGGCACCACCGGGCCGTTCCCGTTTCCGTTCGATGAGGGCAAGGAATACAGCATCGCCAAGCACGCCAATACCTACGGTGCGGCCGATGGCTACAACTTCACCGCGCCGGCCGGCAGCTTCCCGCCCAACGCCTTCGGTGTGTACGACATGCACGACAACGTCTACGAATGGACCGCCGATTGCTACAACGAAAACTACGAAGGCGCGCCGAGCGACGGCAGTGCGTGGGAGACCGGCAAGTGCCAGTTCAAGCGCATTCGCGGCAACGACTGGGGCGAAGCGCCGGTGTTCTCCCGCTCCGGCAACCGCAACGCGCTGGTGCCGACCGAGCGTGGCGACTGGATCGGTTTTCGCGTGGCGCGCGACATGTAA
- the pvdN gene encoding pyoverdine-tailoring periplasmic protein PvdN has protein sequence MSNRRDFLKQAGILAAALPLGASLPNIASASTAAPLPRNKWAQLQQLFDQDPAWLHFSNFLITTHPRPVREAIEMHRAALDKNPGLAMDWDHGVTEKREEAVRVLAGRYVQADARQIALTGSTTEGLAMIYGGVQVRADQEILTTAHEHYATHTILELRTQRDGTKVRKIRLFKDPYRISKDELLANIDRSIRPETRVLGMCWVHSGSGVKLPLADIGALVDKHNRGRSEADRIIYVVDGVHGFGVEDLSFPAMNCDFFIAGTHKWMFGPRGTGIVVSRTPEVKYVTPIIPTFSEAEHFSTTMTPGGYHAFEHRWAMTEAFTLHLQLGKADVQARIHELNSYLKKRLLQRPQIELVTPLSPEFSAGFTFFRVTGKNSDKIAAHLMANKVVADAVERDVGPVIRTAPGLLNDEAQIDRLLAVLDQAL, from the coding sequence ATGAGCAACCGTCGTGACTTTCTCAAGCAGGCCGGGATCCTCGCCGCTGCCTTGCCGCTGGGCGCCAGCCTGCCGAACATCGCCAGCGCTTCGACCGCCGCCCCGCTGCCACGCAACAAATGGGCGCAGTTGCAGCAGTTGTTCGATCAGGATCCGGCGTGGCTGCACTTTTCCAACTTCCTGATCACCACCCACCCGCGCCCGGTGCGCGAGGCGATCGAGATGCACCGCGCCGCCCTCGACAAGAACCCCGGGCTGGCGATGGACTGGGACCACGGCGTGACCGAAAAGCGCGAGGAAGCCGTGCGCGTGCTGGCCGGCCGATACGTGCAGGCCGATGCCCGGCAGATTGCGCTCACCGGCAGCACCACCGAAGGCCTGGCGATGATTTACGGCGGCGTGCAGGTACGCGCCGATCAGGAAATCCTCACCACGGCCCACGAGCATTACGCAACGCACACCATCCTCGAACTGCGCACCCAGCGTGACGGCACCAAGGTGCGCAAGATCCGTCTGTTCAAGGATCCTTACCGGATCAGCAAGGATGAACTGCTGGCCAATATCGACCGCAGCATCCGCCCGGAAACCCGCGTGCTGGGCATGTGCTGGGTGCATTCGGGCAGCGGCGTGAAACTGCCGCTCGCCGACATCGGTGCGCTGGTCGACAAACACAACCGCGGTCGCAGCGAGGCCGACCGGATCATCTACGTGGTGGACGGCGTGCACGGTTTCGGTGTGGAAGACCTGAGCTTCCCGGCCATGAACTGCGACTTCTTCATCGCCGGCACCCACAAATGGATGTTCGGTCCGCGCGGCACCGGGATCGTGGTCAGCCGCACGCCGGAAGTGAAATACGTCACGCCGATCATCCCGACCTTTTCCGAGGCCGAGCACTTCTCCACCACCATGACCCCGGGCGGCTATCACGCTTTCGAACACCGCTGGGCAATGACCGAAGCCTTCACCTTGCACCTGCAACTGGGCAAGGCCGACGTGCAGGCGCGCATTCATGAACTGAACAGCTACCTGAAAAAACGCCTGCTGCAACGCCCGCAGATCGAGCTGGTCACGCCGTTGAGCCCTGAGTTTTCCGCCGGCTTCACCTTCTTCCGGGTCACTGGCAAGAACAGCGACAAGATCGCCGCGCACCTGATGGCCAACAAAGTCGTGGCCGACGCTGTCGAGCGCGATGTCGGGCCAGTGATCCGCACCGCGCCCGGCCTGCTCAACGATGAAGCCCAGATCGACCGCCTGCTGGCCGTGCTGGATCAGGCCCTGTGA
- the pvdM gene encoding pyoverdine-tailoring dipeptidase-like protein PvdM, producing MTKPRSKKALYIGLPLALAISAGAGFAVWDIWFKDNPGYPRKVMQQAEELHEHMLSFDSHITITQNFGTTGHEVDKDGSDQFDLVKANRGRLSGAALTIFGWPEIWNGANAPHKPTAGFVDEARNQQEIRYKIISGMVRDFPNQVGIAYTADDFRRLHGEGKFAIFISMLNAYPLGHDLNLLDLWTARGMRMFGFSYIGNNDWADSSRPLPFFNDSPDALDGLSDLGKQAVKRLNDLGVIIDVSQMSTKALEQVAQLSRTPLVASHSAPRAMVDIPRNLSDKEMQLIKNSGGVVQIVGFSQYLRPLTQGTQDKLNELRKRYDLPPLPNLAVALMPGDPIISAWSEQKFGEYAGQLYAILEGEPKASLKDLGDAIDYTVRKIGIDHVGISSDFNEGGGVKGWENVGEIRNVTAELLSRGYTEADIAKLWGGNFLRVWDQVEKSAKPALATARDAAKP from the coding sequence ATGACAAAACCACGTTCGAAAAAGGCTCTTTACATCGGCCTGCCGCTGGCCCTGGCGATCAGCGCCGGTGCCGGTTTCGCGGTCTGGGATATCTGGTTCAAGGACAATCCCGGCTACCCTCGCAAAGTCATGCAGCAGGCCGAAGAGCTGCACGAACACATGCTCTCGTTCGACAGCCACATCACCATCACCCAGAACTTCGGCACCACCGGCCATGAAGTCGACAAGGACGGCAGCGACCAGTTCGACCTGGTCAAGGCCAATCGCGGACGCCTGTCCGGCGCGGCACTGACGATCTTCGGCTGGCCGGAAATCTGGAACGGCGCCAATGCCCCGCACAAGCCCACCGCCGGCTTCGTCGACGAGGCGCGCAACCAGCAGGAAATCCGCTACAAGATCATTTCCGGCATGGTCCGCGACTTCCCCAACCAGGTCGGCATCGCCTACACCGCCGACGACTTCCGGCGCCTGCACGGCGAAGGCAAGTTCGCGATCTTCATCAGCATGCTCAACGCCTACCCGCTGGGCCACGACCTGAACCTGCTGGACCTGTGGACGGCGCGCGGGATGCGCATGTTCGGCTTCAGCTACATCGGCAACAACGACTGGGCCGACTCGTCGCGCCCGCTGCCGTTCTTCAATGATTCGCCGGACGCCCTCGACGGTCTTTCGGACCTGGGCAAGCAAGCGGTGAAACGCCTGAACGACCTGGGCGTGATCATCGACGTGTCGCAGATGTCGACCAAGGCCCTGGAGCAAGTCGCACAGCTGAGCCGCACCCCGCTGGTGGCGTCGCACTCGGCGCCGCGCGCCATGGTCGATATCCCGCGCAACCTCAGCGACAAGGAAATGCAGCTGATCAAGAACAGCGGCGGCGTGGTGCAGATCGTCGGTTTCTCGCAATACCTGCGACCGCTGACCCAGGGCACCCAGGACAAGCTCAACGAGCTGCGCAAACGCTATGACCTGCCGCCGCTGCCAAACCTGGCCGTGGCCCTGATGCCGGGCGATCCGATCATCTCGGCGTGGTCGGAGCAGAAGTTCGGCGAATACGCCGGCCAGCTCTACGCGATCCTCGAAGGCGAACCCAAGGCCAGCCTTAAGGACCTGGGCGACGCCATCGATTACACGGTCAGAAAGATCGGCATCGACCACGTCGGCATCAGCTCGGACTTCAACGAAGGTGGCGGCGTCAAAGGCTGGGAGAATGTCGGCGAAATTCGCAACGTGACCGCTGAACTGCTGTCGCGCGGTTACACCGAAGCCGATATCGCCAAGCTCTGGGGCGGCAACTTCCTGCGGGTCTGGGACCAGGTGGAAAAATCCGCCAAACCGGCGCTGGCCACTGCCCGGGACGCCGCCAAGCCATGA
- the pvdP gene encoding pyoverdine maturation tyrosinase PvdP, translated as MRISRRWFMAGLALTGAAVPAAYFGHREWTKPDPTITPGEASFDVADVAGQRLANALRGVWKIRFVGRDAGLDGLPAQGLEVFIDIGQKGRGVCGFLDTPERLRSADTPRYRILGDLAGAEASKLSWRLLGTGGSVDYELNMILDEVWADFGNAGSGTLSGSVQRLDRALALPAQDHRFIAVKCLFPEARQRTPLNGPLLAWLVSPEHRLFHQVWHATRDKWHTLSEDKRNALRGLGWQPGPRDQERDARGKRKDRNGSGIDFFFMHRHMLGTARSLQDLPSWEFFPLPQPELVRDRQGFARYFDNHDGTALPPTWLADGDDEFSQWVSDIKTAETYQSNFEVWESQYRDPQYLSKMTLGQFGSEVELGLHDWLHMRWASVPRDPSNGQPVPLARDLDDFAARWFAPENDFLGDPFSSHVNPVFWHFHGWIDDRVEDWFRAHERFHPGQVTRLEVNGVKWFAPGRWVEVADPWLGPTTHGCSTTPGLQVGKSVEMDPETMKLALRIVFGSDEKKLEGLFRRVPKRPWYARNLKAKSDAV; from the coding sequence ATGAGGATTTCTCGACGATGGTTCATGGCAGGCCTGGCGCTGACCGGCGCTGCCGTACCTGCAGCTTATTTCGGGCATCGCGAATGGACGAAGCCCGACCCGACGATCACCCCCGGTGAGGCGTCTTTCGATGTCGCCGACGTGGCCGGGCAGCGCCTGGCGAATGCGTTGCGCGGGGTCTGGAAGATCCGCTTCGTCGGGCGTGACGCGGGCCTGGACGGCTTGCCGGCCCAAGGCCTGGAAGTGTTCATCGACATCGGTCAGAAAGGCCGGGGCGTGTGCGGTTTTCTCGACACGCCGGAGCGTCTGCGCTCTGCCGACACACCTCGTTACCGAATACTCGGCGATCTTGCCGGGGCCGAGGCTTCGAAGCTCAGCTGGCGATTGCTGGGCACTGGCGGCAGCGTCGACTACGAACTGAACATGATTCTCGACGAGGTCTGGGCCGATTTCGGCAACGCCGGCAGCGGCACCCTCAGCGGCAGTGTCCAGCGCCTCGATCGCGCGCTGGCCTTGCCGGCGCAGGATCACCGCTTCATCGCGGTCAAATGCCTGTTCCCCGAAGCCCGTCAGCGCACGCCGCTGAATGGGCCATTGCTGGCCTGGCTGGTGTCGCCCGAGCATCGGCTGTTCCACCAGGTGTGGCACGCGACGCGGGACAAATGGCACACGCTGTCCGAGGACAAACGCAACGCCTTGCGCGGCCTCGGCTGGCAGCCCGGCCCTCGGGATCAGGAACGTGACGCCCGGGGCAAGCGCAAGGACCGCAACGGTTCAGGCATCGATTTCTTTTTCATGCACCGGCACATGCTCGGGACGGCGCGCTCGCTGCAGGATCTGCCGTCGTGGGAATTCTTCCCGCTGCCGCAGCCGGAACTGGTGCGCGACCGTCAGGGTTTTGCCCGCTATTTCGACAACCACGACGGCACCGCGCTGCCGCCGACCTGGCTGGCCGATGGCGACGATGAATTCAGCCAGTGGGTCAGCGACATCAAGACCGCCGAGACCTATCAGAGCAACTTCGAGGTCTGGGAGTCGCAGTACCGCGATCCACAATATCTGTCGAAGATGACCCTCGGCCAGTTCGGCTCCGAAGTCGAACTGGGGCTGCACGACTGGCTGCACATGCGCTGGGCTTCGGTGCCGCGCGATCCGTCCAACGGTCAGCCGGTGCCGCTGGCCCGGGATCTGGACGATTTTGCCGCGCGCTGGTTCGCCCCGGAAAACGACTTCCTCGGCGATCCGTTTTCATCTCATGTGAACCCGGTGTTCTGGCATTTCCACGGCTGGATCGATGACCGCGTGGAAGACTGGTTCCGCGCCCATGAGCGTTTCCATCCGGGTCAGGTCACGCGACTTGAAGTCAATGGTGTGAAATGGTTTGCCCCTGGGCGCTGGGTCGAAGTCGCTGACCCGTGGCTCGGCCCGACCACTCACGGTTGCAGCACTACGCCGGGGTTGCAGGTTGGCAAGTCGGTGGAGATGGATCCGGAAACCATGAAGCTGGCGCTGCGAATCGTGTTCGGTTCGGATGAGAAGAAGCTGGAAGGATTGTTCCGGCGAGTGCCGAAGCGGCCGTGGTATGCGCGCAATCTGAAGGCCAAAAGCGACGCGGTCTGA
- a CDS encoding efflux transporter outer membrane subunit, with protein MKSRLSLLTVCLMLSACGNPVQRPDSGLQPPATWQSPHGASVARIDPQWWKQFGSPELDRLIEQARLGSFDLAAAMARVRQAQAGTVIAGGSQLPEVKAGANANRQKLLRGNGYSQLDADNSNKAVDYFDASLTATYEIDFWGGKRASRDSARFALQASEFDRATVELTLLSGVANTYAQALSLREQSRIAELNLANAQNVLKLVQTRYDSGSDTALELAQQKSLVAAQQRQLPLVQQQAQDALISLAALLGRPVQELRTAAEPFDRLQWPTIAAGVPSDLLSHRPDIARAEAQLAAAEADVKVARAAMLPSVTLSAQLGSGANQFDDIIRSPFYNLTAGLIAPVFNNGRLSAERDKARARQEELLETYRAAIINSFADVEKALNGIRGLDAQRQWQSEELNQAQTAFDIAQSRYEAGAEDLLTVLETQRTLYAAQDLNVQLRLSRLQASIALYKALGGGWQAL; from the coding sequence ATGAAATCGCGCCTCAGCCTGTTGACCGTGTGCCTGATGCTCAGCGCCTGCGGCAATCCCGTCCAGCGTCCCGACAGCGGCTTGCAGCCACCGGCGACCTGGCAATCGCCCCACGGCGCCAGCGTCGCCCGCATCGATCCGCAGTGGTGGAAGCAGTTCGGCAGCCCCGAACTCGACCGCCTGATCGAACAGGCCCGCCTCGGCAGTTTCGACCTCGCGGCCGCCATGGCGCGGGTACGTCAGGCCCAGGCCGGCACCGTGATTGCCGGCGGCTCACAGTTGCCCGAAGTGAAAGCCGGGGCCAATGCCAATCGGCAGAAACTGCTGCGCGGTAACGGCTACAGCCAGCTCGACGCCGACAACAGCAACAAGGCGGTGGACTATTTCGACGCCAGCCTGACCGCCACTTACGAGATCGATTTCTGGGGCGGAAAACGTGCCTCCCGCGACAGTGCCCGGTTTGCCCTGCAAGCCAGCGAGTTCGATCGGGCGACCGTGGAACTGACCTTGCTCAGCGGCGTGGCCAATACCTATGCGCAGGCCTTGTCCCTGCGCGAGCAAAGTCGCATCGCCGAACTGAATCTGGCGAATGCCCAGAACGTGCTGAAGCTGGTACAGACCCGCTACGACTCAGGCTCGGACACCGCCCTGGAACTGGCCCAGCAGAAAAGCCTGGTGGCCGCGCAACAACGGCAATTGCCGCTGGTGCAACAACAGGCCCAGGACGCTTTGATCAGCCTCGCGGCCCTGCTCGGCCGGCCGGTGCAGGAACTGCGAACCGCCGCTGAGCCGTTCGACCGACTGCAATGGCCGACCATCGCCGCCGGCGTGCCCAGCGACCTGCTCAGCCACCGTCCGGACATCGCCCGCGCCGAGGCGCAACTGGCGGCGGCCGAAGCCGACGTCAAGGTCGCCCGCGCCGCCATGCTGCCGAGCGTGACTCTGTCTGCCCAGCTCGGCTCCGGCGCCAACCAGTTCGACGACATTATCCGCAGCCCGTTCTACAACCTCACCGCCGGACTGATCGCGCCTGTCTTCAACAACGGGCGGCTGAGCGCCGAGCGCGACAAGGCCAGAGCCCGTCAGGAAGAACTGCTGGAAACCTATCGCGCCGCCATCATCAACAGTTTCGCCGACGTCGAAAAAGCCCTGAACGGCATTCGCGGGCTCGACGCGCAGCGGCAGTGGCAAAGTGAAGAGTTGAATCAGGCGCAGACCGCGTTCGACATCGCCCAGAGCCGTTATGAGGCCGGCGCCGAAGACTTGCTGACAGTGCTGGAAACCCAACGCACGCTGTATGCGGCGCAGGACCTGAATGTGCAACTGCGCCTGTCGCGATTGCAGGCGAGTATCGCGCTGTACAAGGCATTGGGTGGGGGCTGGCAGGCGCTGTAA
- a CDS encoding MacB family efflux pump subunit — MQTPLIDLQDIRKSYGGGDAPEVHVLRGIDLSIHAGEFVAIVGASGSGKSTLMNILGCLDRPTTGEYRFAGENVAGLDTDELAWLRREAFGFVFQGYHLIASGSAQENVEMPAIYAGTPAAERHARAAALLDRLGLASRTGNRPHQLSGGQQQRVSIARALMNGGHIILADEPTGALDSHSGKEVMALLDELASQGHVVILITHDREVAARAKRIIEISDGLIVSDSARHNPEAQTSANPGALQAVDLRKRLSEGAEATGAWKGELIDALHAAWRVMWINRFRTALTLLGIIIGVASVVVMLAVGEGSKRQVMAQMGAFGSNIIYLSGSSPNPRTPQGIVTLDDVAALASLPQVMRIMPVNGAEAGVRFGNADYLSYVGGNDTNFPAIFNWPVVQGSYFTEADERNAAAVAVIGHKVRTKLLKDVANPIGQYILIENVPFQVVGVLAEKGASSGDSDSDNRIAVPYSAASVRLFGTRNPEYVAIAAADARKVKETEHAIEQLMLRLHNGKKDFELTNNAAMIQAEARTQNTLSLMLGSIAAISLLVGGIGVMNIMLMTVRERTREIGIRMATGARQRDILRQFLTEAVMLSVVGGIAGIALALIVGGVLILSEVAVAFSLMAVLGAFGCALVTGVVFGFMPARKAARLDPVTALTSE, encoded by the coding sequence ATGCAAACGCCTCTGATCGACCTGCAGGACATCCGTAAATCCTACGGCGGCGGTGATGCGCCCGAGGTTCATGTCCTGCGTGGCATCGACCTGTCGATCCACGCCGGCGAATTCGTGGCGATCGTCGGGGCCTCCGGCTCCGGCAAATCGACACTGATGAACATCCTCGGCTGCCTCGACCGACCGACCACCGGCGAATATCGCTTCGCCGGGGAAAACGTCGCCGGCCTGGACACCGACGAGCTGGCCTGGCTGCGCCGCGAAGCCTTTGGCTTCGTGTTCCAGGGCTATCACCTGATTGCGTCCGGCTCGGCCCAGGAAAACGTCGAGATGCCGGCGATCTACGCCGGCACACCCGCCGCCGAACGTCATGCTCGTGCCGCCGCCCTGCTCGACCGCCTCGGCCTGGCCTCGCGCACCGGCAACCGTCCACATCAACTCTCCGGCGGCCAGCAACAGCGGGTATCGATTGCCCGGGCCTTGATGAACGGCGGCCACATCATTCTCGCCGACGAGCCCACCGGCGCCCTCGACAGCCACAGCGGCAAGGAAGTCATGGCGCTGCTCGACGAGCTGGCGAGCCAGGGCCACGTGGTCATTCTGATCACCCACGACCGTGAAGTGGCCGCGCGAGCCAAACGCATCATCGAAATCAGCGACGGCCTGATCGTCAGCGACAGCGCCCGCCACAACCCCGAGGCCCAGACCAGCGCCAACCCAGGCGCCTTGCAGGCCGTGGATCTACGCAAACGCCTGAGCGAAGGCGCCGAAGCGACCGGCGCCTGGAAAGGCGAACTGATCGACGCGCTGCACGCCGCCTGGCGGGTGATGTGGATCAACCGCTTCCGCACGGCGCTGACCCTGCTCGGGATCATCATTGGCGTGGCCTCGGTGGTGGTGATGCTCGCAGTCGGCGAAGGCAGCAAGCGCCAGGTCATGGCGCAAATGGGCGCCTTCGGCTCGAACATCATTTACCTCAGCGGCTCGTCACCCAACCCGCGCACACCGCAAGGCATCGTCACCCTCGATGACGTGGCGGCACTGGCGAGCCTGCCGCAGGTCATGCGGATCATGCCGGTCAACGGCGCCGAGGCCGGCGTGCGTTTCGGCAATGCCGACTACCTGAGTTACGTCGGCGGCAACGACACCAACTTCCCGGCGATCTTCAACTGGCCCGTGGTGCAGGGCAGTTATTTCACCGAGGCCGATGAACGCAATGCCGCAGCCGTCGCGGTGATCGGCCACAAGGTCCGTACCAAATTGCTCAAGGACGTCGCCAACCCCATCGGCCAATACATCCTGATCGAGAACGTACCGTTCCAGGTGGTGGGCGTGCTGGCGGAAAAAGGCGCCAGCTCCGGCGACTCCGACAGCGACAACCGCATTGCCGTGCCCTACTCCGCCGCCAGCGTCCGTCTGTTTGGCACACGCAATCCGGAATACGTGGCGATCGCCGCCGCCGATGCGCGCAAGGTCAAGGAAACCGAACACGCCATCGAGCAACTGATGCTGCGCCTGCACAACGGCAAGAAGGATTTCGAGCTGACCAACAACGCCGCGATGATCCAGGCCGAAGCCCGCACGCAAAACACCCTGTCGCTGATGCTCGGTTCGATTGCCGCGATTTCGCTGCTGGTGGGCGGGATCGGCGTGATGAACATCATGCTGATGACCGTGCGCGAACGCACCCGCGAGATCGGTATTCGCATGGCTACCGGCGCCCGCCAGCGCGACATCCTGCGCCAGTTCCTCACCGAAGCGGTGATGTTGTCGGTGGTCGGGGGGATCGCCGGCATCGCCCTGGCGCTGATCGTCGGCGGCGTGCTGATCCTCAGCGAGGTCGCCGTGGCGTTTTCCTTGATGGCGGTGCTCGGTGCCTTTGGCTGCGCCCTTGTGACCGGTGTTGTCTTCGGCTTCATGCCGGCCCGCAAAGCCGCCCGACTCGACCCGGTGACGGCCCTTACCAGTGAATGA